The window TGGCATCCATAGCAAAGAAGAAATCGAAGCTTACGGCGTCGAACCCTTTATCCAAAAATGCCAATCCAGTGTGTGGCGTTACATGCAGGAATGGCAGACGCTGACCCGCCGACTCGGGTTCTGGGTCAACCTGGAAGAAGCCTATGTGACCTACCATCAATCCTATGTTGAAAGCGTTTGGTGGTCGCTGAAGAACTTGTTCGACCGTGGGCTGCTCTACCAAGGTCACAAAATCGTGTGGTGGTGGGCCCAAGGTGGCACGGCACTGTCCGCCGGCGAAGTCGGCCAAGGCTACCGCGAGGTCGCTGACCCAAGTGTCTATGTGTTGTTCCCGTTGGTGGATCAACCGGAACGATCGTTGGTCGTTTGGACCACCACCCCTTGGACTTTGCCAAGCAATATGTACGCGGCGGTGAAGCCCGAACTCGAATACGCGGTGGTCAAGGATTCCGAGACCGGCCAAGAACTGGTTTTGGCGGCCGCTTTGGTCGATTCGCTTGCCGGCAAACTAAAACGCGAATTGACCGTTGTCGACACAATCTCGGGCGAGTCGCTCGTCGGCCAACGTTACCAACCACCGTTTGAAGATTACCAAACTCGACTGAACGATCCGACTGGCGAATTGGTCACCGGCGGAAAAGAGTCTCTCTATTGGCGCGTCGTTGCAGCTGACTTCGTCACCACCGACTCAGGAAGTGGTCTGGTTCACTTGGCCCCGGCCTTCGGTGAAATCGACCATGAAGTTCTGGTGACGGAGCGAACTCGATTTGTCGATGGCCAGCGTCCCGAACTGCTGTGTGCGGTCGGCCCCGATGGCAAATTCACGGACGAATTCGCATCGATGAAAGGTGTCTGGGTCAAGGAAGCCGACAAGACACTGACGCGAACGCTGCGTGAGTCCGGACGACTGTTGCACTTGGAACAGTACCTGCACGATTATCCGTTCTGCTGGCGGGCGGACGATGACCCATTGATCCAGTACCCACGAGAAAGCTGGTTCATCCGGACGACTAAATTCCGCGATCTCATGTTGAAAAACAACAGCAAGATCGGATGGCAACCCGAACACATTCGCGATGGTCGGTTTGGGAATTTCCTGGAAAGCAACGTCGACTGGGCATTGTCCCGAGAACGCTACTGGGGCACTCCGCTTCCGATCTGGGTTTGCCAGTCAACCGGCCGCATGGAAGCTATCGAAAGCTACGAAGAGTTGCTGGCCAAACCAGGTGTCGACGGCACCCAGGTTTGGGACAATGCGAAAGCGGCCAATCCAGAACTGCCTGACGACTTGCGAGTTCACAAACCGTATATCGATTCGGTCACCTACGATTCGCCATTCGAATCGGGTGCCCGAATGCAACGCGTCAGTGAAGTCATCGACTGCTGGTACGACAGTGGTGCGATGCCGTTTGCTCAATGGGGATGGCCTCACCAAAACGACGCTCAATTCCAAGAGCAGTTCCCGGCTGACTTCATCAGCGAAGCGATCGACCAAACCCGCGGTTGGTTCTACAGCCAACTGGCGATCAGCACGATGCTCTTCGGAGAAGGTGCGTCCATTCGAGAAGCCGGAACGAAGGCAAATGAGCTCGCACCGTCGCGTGACAGCGAATCGGATTACCCGCACCCATTCCGCAACTGCATCGTGCTTGGATTGATGTTGTCGCAGTGGTACGAATCCGCGGGCAAAGAAGGTCAACCGAAGACGGTGCTGCTATCGGAATCCGAGGCGGAGCAGGCCGACGGTAAGTTCACCAAGAAAACCGGCAAGATGTCCAAGAGTCTTCGGAACTATCGCAGTCCGTCGGAGATCTTTGACAAGTACGGTGCCGATGCGATGCGTTGGTATTTCTTTGCCAACCAAGCACCTTGGAATTCGATCATCTACGCCGATCAAGCGATCCGCGATTCGATCCCCGAGTTCCTGCTACGGCTTTGGAATACGTACAGCTTCTTCTCCATCTATGCGGAGATCGATGGCTTCGATCCCACATCGGCGACGGATGTTGATGAACAGTTGAGTCCGGAATCGCTCGCCTCTGCGCCGACCTATCGCCCGATCAGCGAACGAAGCGAGATCGATCGGTGGATTCATTCCGAATTGCATCGCACGTTGGCAACGGTCATCGACCGAATGGACGCGTTTGACAATTACAACGCGTGCCAAGCGATCACGAATTTGCTCGATGGTCTCAGCAACTGGTACGTCCGACGAAGTCGCGATCGTTTCTGGGCCCCCGATTCAGATTCGCCCGACAAGCACGATGCGTACTGGACGCTGTACGAAGTCATGCTGGAATTGACCAAGGTCATCGCCCCATTTGTTCCTTTCTTGGCAGACACTTTGTGGCAAGAATTGACCGCTCCGTTTGGTGACAAGGCACTCAAAAGCGTTCACCTTTGTGACTTCCCCAAACCAGATGCCAGCCGCGTCGATCAAAAACTTTCCGACTCGATGCGATTGCTTCGAGAAATTGCTTCGATGGGCCGATCGGCTCGTGCGGATGCCAAGCTGAAAGTTCGCTTGCCGCTGGCCAAGGTCGAAGTGATTCTGACCGACGACTCGGCGATCGATTGGTTGCAAAGCCACGATGCTTTGGTTCGAGAAGAATTGAACGTCAAAGCCGTCGACTACACGACCGATGGCGGCGACTACGTTCAATACACAATCGTCCCCAACTTCAAACGGCTTGGCCCAAAAGTTGGGAAGAACATCCCCGTGGTCAAAAAGATGCTCGGCGAAGCGGACGGCAACCAATTGCTAACTCAGCTTCAAACGGCCGGCTTCGTTGAACTGGAACTCGCGTCGGGTCCATTGAAGTTGGATGGCGAAGACATCGAGGTTCGCCTGCAAGCTCGTGAAGGATGGGCCGCTGCTCAAGGATCGGGATGCGTCGTCGTGCTCAATACCGAAGTCACCCCCGAACTGCGTCGTGAAGGATTGGCAAAGGACTTGATTCGCGGCATTCAAAGTCAACGCAAAGAACTCGATTGCCAATACACCGATCGGATTCGAGTGGCTGTCGAAACGTCCGATGCGGAACTTCAATCTGCGATCGAAGAACACCGCACAATGATTTGCGGTGAAACGTTGGCGGACGATTTGGTCATCGGCACTCTGCCCAACGCCCAACAAGTTGCTATCGAAGGCGGCGAACTGTACGTCGCCAAGGTGAGTGACAAGTGAGCGATGCAAGCACGTTGAAAGTTGCCGTCTTCCTCAGTGGAGGCGGTCGTACCCTGGCCAATTTGATTCGTCATCGCGACGAGCATGGATTGCCGATTGATTTTCGGTTGGTGATTGCCAGCCGAGACGGATTGGGCGGAATCAAAATCGCCGAAGACGCGGGTATCGAAACATGCGTCGTTCGCAAAAACGATTTCGAGTCCGACGAAGCCTATCGCGAAGCCATGTTTGAACCGTGCCGAAAGGCCGGAGCCACGCATGTGATCATGGCAGGCTTTCTAAAACATGTTTTGATTCCGACCGATTTTGAACAACGCGTCATCAATATCCACCCGTCTCTACTTCCGGCTTTTGGCGGCAAGGGAATGTACGGTCGCAACGTGCACGCTGCGGCGATCGAGCGAGGGGTAAAGATCAGTGGATGCACAGTCCACTACGTCGACAACCTCTACGACAACGGCCCAATCATTCATCAGAAGGCTTGCCCGATTCTTCCGACCGACACGCCTGACGACCTCGCGTCGCGCGTGTTCAAACTCGAATGCGAAACCTTGCCCGAAGCCATCCGAATGATGGCCGCCTCGCAAGACATCTAAAACTCGCAAGACATCTGAGAACAGTCGCGGTTATTGAATTCATGCGTGAAACGCCACGCATGAAACCGCGAATCCTGATGTACATCTCGATCGCAATTCTCACACGCTTCGGCTTGGCAAGATTTGCCGGTTGAGGCGTTTGATCGCATCCCGCGGATGCTTCTGGACGATCCGAACGCTACCGGTCGATCTCCCCAAAGTGTTTGTCGGCTTTGTTCGGATTGTCCATGCGATTTTGGGTTGTTCAGGTTCACACGATGATGCTCATCATTCCTCGTCGTGAAACGCTCGCGATTCTTACGCTCTGGCTGGGCCTATGGAGTGGGCTCACGCCCCTGCGAAGCTTGGCCGCCGACGAGGGCGTGCCGTACAGCGGCCAGCAAACCTTGAGCGACGAAGAATTGCTCGAAGTTGGGCAGCTTTTGGGCGTGGGCAATCGGTTGTACGGACGCCAAGCAGCGGCCTCGGTTGCCACCATCAGGCCCAACTTTCCGCGACGCCCGGATCGCTTGGTTGGTGCCGAGCTTGATCCGCTAGCGGCCTTTGCCGATCCATCCGAAGACGCCGATCCGCTCGCGAATCTTGGTAGCAACGACCCGATCAAACCTCCGGCGGCCAAGGATCCTGAAAAGAAAGACCCGCACGAAGGACTATGGACGGAAGAGTGTTACCCGTCCGCTGAGTCATGCCGTGCGTGTCACCCAAAACACTACGATGAATGGAGCGTCAGCAGCCACGCTTACGCAGCCGTCTCGCCGATGTTCCAGCGATTTGAACAGGCAATGACGGAATTGACCGAGGGCACGGTCGGTTACTTCTGTATTCGATGCCATTCACCTGTCGCGACTCAGCTGGAGATTCCGCGCACGGTCAGCATCTTGGATCAACCACCAGTGGCTCGCGAAGGCGTGACCTGCGTTTCCTGCCATCGAATCAACGAACACTACGGACGAAGCAGCAACGGTGATCGTCGCATCGAACCGGGCAACATCCATGCTCCCGTCGGCCGAGGTGGCAACGGAGCTGGGTTAGCGGACGCCTTGGCCAATGCTGAAAAGAACAAACTGAAAACCCACGCGGAGCAAAAGGGGCCGGGCCAAGCGATTCACAATGGTTCGTACTTCTTCGAACCACTGACCAAGTCAGACATCTGTGCGTCGTGCCACCAA of the Rhodopirellula baltica SH 1 genome contains:
- the ileS gene encoding isoleucine--tRNA ligase, yielding MSANSTAAFRAPAASPHFPTLEEQVLAFWDQHSIYEQSLARRANAPTFVFYEGPPTANGMPHPGHCLTRAIKDVFPRYKTMRGYRCERKAGWDTHGLPVEVEVGKELGIHSKEEIEAYGVEPFIQKCQSSVWRYMQEWQTLTRRLGFWVNLEEAYVTYHQSYVESVWWSLKNLFDRGLLYQGHKIVWWWAQGGTALSAGEVGQGYREVADPSVYVLFPLVDQPERSLVVWTTTPWTLPSNMYAAVKPELEYAVVKDSETGQELVLAAALVDSLAGKLKRELTVVDTISGESLVGQRYQPPFEDYQTRLNDPTGELVTGGKESLYWRVVAADFVTTDSGSGLVHLAPAFGEIDHEVLVTERTRFVDGQRPELLCAVGPDGKFTDEFASMKGVWVKEADKTLTRTLRESGRLLHLEQYLHDYPFCWRADDDPLIQYPRESWFIRTTKFRDLMLKNNSKIGWQPEHIRDGRFGNFLESNVDWALSRERYWGTPLPIWVCQSTGRMEAIESYEELLAKPGVDGTQVWDNAKAANPELPDDLRVHKPYIDSVTYDSPFESGARMQRVSEVIDCWYDSGAMPFAQWGWPHQNDAQFQEQFPADFISEAIDQTRGWFYSQLAISTMLFGEGASIREAGTKANELAPSRDSESDYPHPFRNCIVLGLMLSQWYESAGKEGQPKTVLLSESEAEQADGKFTKKTGKMSKSLRNYRSPSEIFDKYGADAMRWYFFANQAPWNSIIYADQAIRDSIPEFLLRLWNTYSFFSIYAEIDGFDPTSATDVDEQLSPESLASAPTYRPISERSEIDRWIHSELHRTLATVIDRMDAFDNYNACQAITNLLDGLSNWYVRRSRDRFWAPDSDSPDKHDAYWTLYEVMLELTKVIAPFVPFLADTLWQELTAPFGDKALKSVHLCDFPKPDASRVDQKLSDSMRLLREIASMGRSARADAKLKVRLPLAKVEVILTDDSAIDWLQSHDALVREELNVKAVDYTTDGGDYVQYTIVPNFKRLGPKVGKNIPVVKKMLGEADGNQLLTQLQTAGFVELELASGPLKLDGEDIEVRLQAREGWAAAQGSGCVVVLNTEVTPELRREGLAKDLIRGIQSQRKELDCQYTDRIRVAVETSDAELQSAIEEHRTMICGETLADDLVIGTLPNAQQVAIEGGELYVAKVSDK
- the purN gene encoding phosphoribosylglycinamide formyltransferase; its protein translation is MSDASTLKVAVFLSGGGRTLANLIRHRDEHGLPIDFRLVIASRDGLGGIKIAEDAGIETCVVRKNDFESDEAYREAMFEPCRKAGATHVIMAGFLKHVLIPTDFEQRVINIHPSLLPAFGGKGMYGRNVHAAAIERGVKISGCTVHYVDNLYDNGPIIHQKACPILPTDTPDDLASRVFKLECETLPEAIRMMAASQDI